A stretch of the Bradyrhizobium arachidis genome encodes the following:
- a CDS encoding response regulator transcription factor produces the protein MSSLSNIAPTRRQQLMVLEDDPVTGQMIAAYFSEHAFDVTVVDSCKRCRELLRNRAPDLLFVDIQLPDGDGIELAQEIRAASQVGIIFVTRRNSDADRIRGLEAAGDHYVTKPIDLRDLLARSRSLLRRRTSDGPAPAAASTIRFRDWTIDLVRRELTAPEDMQINLTRGEFDLLAALVDARGRALTREYLIEVISNRHAEVDIRTVDALVARLRRKLISRSERPVIATVTGVGYKLVLEE, from the coding sequence TTGTCGTCACTATCAAACATCGCGCCGACGCGCCGTCAGCAGTTGATGGTGCTGGAAGATGATCCGGTCACCGGCCAGATGATCGCGGCCTATTTTTCCGAGCATGCTTTCGACGTCACGGTCGTCGATAGCTGCAAGCGTTGCCGCGAGCTCTTGCGCAACCGGGCGCCCGATCTGTTGTTCGTCGATATCCAGTTGCCCGACGGCGACGGCATCGAGCTGGCACAGGAGATCCGCGCCGCGAGCCAGGTCGGCATCATCTTCGTGACGCGCCGCAACTCGGACGCGGACCGTATTCGCGGATTGGAAGCCGCCGGCGACCACTACGTCACCAAGCCGATCGACCTGCGCGATCTCCTGGCGCGGTCGCGCTCGCTGTTGCGCCGGCGCACATCCGATGGCCCGGCGCCGGCCGCCGCCTCGACCATCCGCTTTCGCGACTGGACCATCGACCTCGTGCGGCGCGAGCTGACCGCGCCGGAGGACATGCAGATCAACCTGACGCGCGGCGAGTTCGATCTGCTGGCCGCGCTGGTCGACGCGCGCGGGCGGGCGTTGACCCGTGAATATCTGATCGAGGTCATCAGCAACCGGCATGCGGAAGTCGACATCCGCACGGTCGATGCACTGGTGGCGCGGCTGCGCCGCAAGCTGATCAGCCGCAGCGAGCGTCCGGTGATCGCGACGGTCACCGGCGTCGGCTACAAGCTCGTGCTCGAAGAATAA
- the cobT gene encoding nicotinate-nucleotide--dimethylbenzimidazole phosphoribosyltransferase, translated as MLPDWVTQECPDASAVHREAALARQAQLTKPAGALGRLEQIAVDLAGLQETEQPRAAHVPIVIFAGDHGIVVQGVSAYPQEVTIAMLANFAGGGAAISVLARELGSSLEVVDAGTLAQSPLPGIVTDKPRCGSRDFSVEPALTTDELAFALDCGKRAVLRAEAGAPDLLIFGEMGIGNTTTSAAIASALLGVSAEEIAGSGTGVDAAGRARKARLIEAALTRHELAGASAEKILCTVGGLEIAAITGAIIAAAQRRIPVLVDGFIVSVAALAAVRINPSCQPYLLSSHQSAEQGHRLVLRGLNAQPLVSLDLRLGEGSGAAIALPLVRLACALHNGMATFAQAHVPDRPA; from the coding sequence ATGCTCCCTGATTGGGTCACCCAAGAATGCCCCGACGCCTCGGCCGTCCATCGCGAGGCGGCGCTGGCGAGGCAGGCGCAACTCACAAAGCCGGCCGGTGCGCTTGGCAGGCTGGAGCAAATTGCGGTCGATCTCGCAGGTTTGCAGGAGACCGAGCAACCGCGTGCAGCGCATGTCCCGATCGTCATCTTTGCCGGCGACCACGGCATCGTGGTGCAAGGCGTCTCCGCCTATCCGCAGGAGGTGACGATTGCGATGCTAGCAAACTTCGCCGGTGGCGGAGCGGCTATATCGGTGCTGGCGCGCGAATTGGGCTCGAGCCTCGAGGTCGTCGATGCCGGCACGCTGGCGCAATCGCCGCTGCCTGGCATCGTCACGGACAAGCCGCGTTGCGGCAGCCGCGATTTCAGCGTGGAGCCGGCGCTCACGACCGATGAGCTGGCCTTCGCGTTAGACTGCGGAAAGCGCGCGGTGTTGCGCGCGGAGGCCGGCGCGCCTGATCTTCTTATCTTCGGCGAGATGGGGATCGGCAACACGACGACATCGGCCGCGATCGCCTCGGCGCTGCTTGGCGTGAGCGCGGAGGAGATCGCAGGCAGCGGTACCGGCGTCGATGCCGCCGGCCGGGCCCGCAAGGCACGGCTGATCGAAGCGGCGCTGACGCGTCATGAGCTTGCCGGTGCATCCGCAGAAAAAATCCTGTGCACTGTCGGCGGTCTCGAAATCGCGGCGATCACGGGCGCCATCATCGCGGCCGCGCAGCGGCGCATTCCGGTCCTCGTCGATGGATTCATCGTCTCGGTGGCGGCGCTCGCAGCGGTGCGGATCAATCCGTCGTGCCAGCCTTATCTCTTGTCGTCACATCAATCGGCGGAGCAGGGGCATCGTTTGGTGCTGCGTGGCTTGAATGCGCAACCGCTGGTCAGTCTCGATCTCAGGCTCGGCGAAGGCTCGGGAGCGGCAATCGCGCTGCCGCTGGTGCGCCTCGCCTGCGCCCTGCACAACGGCATGGCGACGTTTGCGCAAGCCCACGTGCCGGATCGTCCGGCCTGA
- a CDS encoding PepSY domain-containing protein, whose amino-acid sequence MGAIVFLHRWMGIAFCLLFAMWFATGIVMHFVPFPSLSEAERFAGLAPIDTARAAIGPVDAVRVSGIANVERIRLIQRSDGPTYIVSGSSLLRAVRASDGTDAPVNSPEMALAAARDHASRRGLDASRASVLQLADYDQWSVPNGFDRHRPLFRIAFDDAGGTQIYVSSVTGEVVLKTNRGERAWNFAGSVLHWIYPTILRSNWALWDRVVWTLSLLALIGAVLGAVLGVVRIRIGQGAALSPFRGWHALHHIAGVVAAAFVLTWIFSGWLSMDHGRLFSRGELTKHQVMTLLPDWAAVRSNAWPPMSPSAREVEWFALNGKFYRRDRISLDGQIMFSAGENLGDGTGSLSSLGVREFVARLATSCDVPSVLAADDAYPAQSSLPGAPVYRARCGEVWFDVDGADGRVLQRWDASRRAYRWLYGALHTLDLPILLAHPGLRSILIVSLCALGLLFSLTGIVIGWRRLRHAFGG is encoded by the coding sequence ATGGGCGCGATCGTCTTCCTGCACCGGTGGATGGGCATCGCGTTCTGCCTGCTGTTCGCGATGTGGTTTGCAACCGGCATCGTCATGCACTTCGTTCCGTTTCCGTCTCTCTCGGAAGCGGAGCGCTTTGCCGGCCTTGCGCCGATCGACACCGCGCGCGCGGCGATCGGCCCAGTGGACGCCGTTCGGGTCAGCGGGATCGCGAATGTTGAACGAATTCGCCTGATCCAGCGGAGCGACGGGCCGACCTATATTGTGTCAGGATCGTCGCTGCTGCGCGCGGTCCGTGCGTCCGATGGCACCGATGCCCCGGTGAACTCGCCCGAGATGGCGCTCGCTGCAGCCAGAGACCACGCCAGCCGGCGTGGGCTGGATGCTTCGCGCGCGTCTGTCCTTCAGCTCGCGGACTACGATCAATGGAGCGTCCCGAACGGCTTTGATCGCCACCGTCCACTGTTTCGTATCGCGTTCGATGATGCCGGGGGAACGCAAATCTACGTTTCGTCCGTCACCGGCGAGGTGGTGCTCAAAACCAACAGGGGCGAACGTGCCTGGAATTTTGCGGGCAGCGTCCTGCACTGGATCTATCCGACGATCCTCAGGAGCAACTGGGCGCTCTGGGATCGCGTGGTGTGGACGCTGTCGCTGCTTGCGCTGATCGGAGCAGTGCTCGGTGCGGTGCTGGGCGTCGTGCGGATCAGGATCGGGCAGGGCGCAGCGCTCTCGCCCTTTCGCGGCTGGCATGCGCTGCATCACATCGCAGGCGTGGTCGCAGCGGCCTTCGTCCTGACCTGGATTTTCAGCGGCTGGCTTTCCATGGACCATGGCCGCCTGTTCTCGCGCGGAGAATTGACCAAGCACCAGGTCATGACGCTGCTGCCGGACTGGGCTGCGGTTCGGTCGAACGCATGGCCGCCGATGTCACCGTCCGCGCGTGAGGTCGAATGGTTTGCGCTCAACGGAAAGTTCTATCGGCGGGATCGGATCAGCCTCGACGGGCAGATCATGTTCAGCGCCGGTGAAAACCTCGGCGATGGAACGGGATCGCTGAGTTCCCTTGGGGTTCGGGAATTCGTGGCACGTCTCGCGACCAGCTGCGACGTGCCGTCGGTACTGGCGGCAGACGATGCCTATCCTGCGCAGTCGAGCCTGCCGGGTGCGCCGGTCTATCGCGCGCGGTGCGGCGAAGTGTGGTTCGACGTCGACGGCGCTGACGGCCGCGTGCTGCAGCGATGGGACGCCTCGCGGCGCGCCTATCGCTGGCTTTACGGCGCGCTGCATACACTGGATTTGCCGATCCTGCTGGCACATCCGGGCCTCCGCAGCATCTTGATCGTGAGCCTCTGCGCGCTCGGCCTGCTGTTCTCGCTGACCGGAATCGTGATCGGCTGGCGTCGCCTGCGCCACGCCTTCGGCGGGTGA
- a CDS encoding histidine phosphatase family protein produces MEGDAFLWLVRHAVVDGVAGTIHASDAPADLSDRPQLDALRRHLPQDAASYASPSRRTVDTARALGLDPVLVDEFREQDFGDWTGQRHDDLAATGGHEYATFWNEPARSRPPRGESFEDQIARVRRGLDRITAGPATLVVHSGTIRAALSVALDLTPEAGLRFVIQPLSLTRIDRLSKGWRVVSVNQRLA; encoded by the coding sequence ATGGAAGGGGACGCCTTCCTCTGGCTGGTGCGTCATGCCGTTGTCGACGGCGTCGCAGGGACCATCCATGCATCGGACGCACCGGCCGATCTCAGCGACCGGCCGCAACTCGACGCGCTCCGTCGCCATCTGCCGCAGGATGCGGCGAGCTATGCGAGCCCCTCGCGGCGCACCGTCGATACGGCGCGCGCGCTCGGGCTCGATCCGGTCCTCGTCGACGAATTTCGCGAGCAGGATTTTGGCGACTGGACCGGACAGCGCCATGACGATCTCGCCGCGACCGGCGGGCATGAATACGCGACCTTCTGGAACGAGCCCGCCCGCTCGCGACCGCCGCGCGGCGAGAGTTTTGAAGATCAAATCGCGCGGGTTCGACGTGGCCTGGACCGGATCACAGCCGGCCCGGCAACCCTCGTGGTCCATTCCGGCACCATCCGCGCAGCGCTCTCTGTCGCGCTCGACCTCACGCCCGAGGCCGGCTTGCGCTTCGTCATCCAGCCGCTCTCGCTCACCCGGATCGACCGGCTGTCCAAGGGGTGGCGCGTGGTATCGGTCAATCAGCGGCTGGCTTGA
- a CDS encoding ABC transporter substrate-binding protein, which translates to MTEPFARTSSPTTVDRRAFIRLAGASAAGWFALGASERMRIVGSLVGLPLSDTLTRRTPENVNSRTSALVQGMHERGWVEGVNVRYEIRSSFGGPENRATAIKELLDLNPDVILTSSTVETAAMMAATKTIPIVFATANDPVGNGFVESLTRPGGNVTGFTSSTPEMGGKWLELLREAAPQIERVGALFNPQSTPRAGRFYLDSIQSEAAATGVTVTPVPITEPNAIDEAIRAYAGAPSAGMIVLVDPFLVINRLAIVDAAAKYRVPMIYPFHYFIDAGGLMSYGASLEIRSAAYIDLILRGTRAGDLPVQSPRKYELLINRKVAETLGLKLPASLLARADEIRE; encoded by the coding sequence ATGACCGAGCCATTCGCTCGCACATCTTCCCCGACAACGGTCGACCGCCGTGCCTTCATCCGCCTCGCCGGCGCCTCGGCGGCGGGGTGGTTCGCACTGGGCGCATCGGAGCGGATGCGAATCGTCGGCTCGCTGGTGGGGCTGCCCTTGTCGGACACATTGACACGCAGGACGCCGGAGAACGTAAACTCGCGGACGAGTGCACTCGTCCAGGGCATGCATGAACGCGGCTGGGTCGAAGGGGTCAATGTCCGCTACGAGATCCGGTCGAGCTTCGGCGGGCCGGAGAACAGGGCGACCGCGATCAAGGAGTTGCTCGATCTCAATCCCGACGTGATCCTGACCTCCTCGACGGTCGAGACTGCGGCGATGATGGCTGCGACCAAGACGATTCCGATCGTATTCGCGACCGCCAACGATCCCGTGGGCAACGGTTTCGTCGAAAGCCTGACGCGTCCCGGCGGCAACGTCACGGGTTTTACCAGCAGCACCCCCGAGATGGGCGGCAAATGGCTGGAGCTGCTGCGCGAGGCTGCGCCGCAGATCGAGCGCGTCGGCGCGCTGTTCAATCCACAATCCACGCCGCGCGCGGGCCGCTTCTATCTCGACTCGATCCAGAGTGAAGCCGCGGCGACGGGCGTGACCGTTACGCCCGTGCCGATCACCGAGCCCAATGCGATCGACGAGGCCATACGCGCCTATGCCGGCGCACCGTCCGCCGGAATGATCGTGCTCGTCGACCCCTTCCTCGTGATCAACCGCCTGGCCATCGTCGACGCGGCGGCGAAATATCGCGTGCCGATGATCTATCCGTTCCACTACTTCATCGACGCCGGCGGGCTGATGAGCTACGGCGCCTCGCTTGAGATCCGCTCGGCCGCCTATATCGACCTCATCCTGCGCGGCACCAGGGCCGGCGACCTGCCGGTGCAGTCGCCGCGAAAATACGAGCTGTTGATCAATCGCAAGGTTGCTGAAACGCTTGGGTTGAAGCTGCCCGCCAGCCTGCTCGCGCGCGCCGACGAGATCCGCGAGTGA
- a CDS encoding TonB-dependent siderophore receptor, translating to MSRLHAGLPRSLLLASGVLASFAAIDISTAFAQQAGPREQLPPVEIAPRPDQKRKQARPANRDERVARRAPANRAASPATAPKPGDQPAQTPLNTNVVAESASRLGLTVHEIPATVEVISAETMREQGYRTTSEVAQGAVGVTSGDNPAEPAAFSMRGFTNSQINTLYNGIKIGPQNMTSRIMDTANLEAVEFVKGPASVMSGEGASGGAVNVVTKQPHTGPIRNEAFFSYDSLNSFRSYYGSGGSTNVQGLDYRFDISRSSLNGFADDTGTKTLDVSGQLNYRISDSLKVWGAIEYREDRSKAYWGAPLVPIAFSGSHATTGIVSGTYVASNGSNLGPITIDDRTFNTNYNVLDNRNVAQEVWLRGGFELKLAPDLTLKSQAYAYGAERSWFNNEVEAFNTTTNTVDRSRFYVAHSQRLVGNITDLTWDANIAGFDNRFVTTLSSSYLDFVRPGAFKPLGDSVPLVDFDRGFYGPLTIQQQTARIDNEALSVEDRLKLTRTFALVGGLRVEHIGLDRNSTDPAGLVKAGFPFTKDWAPVTGRLGYTWEAVPGLTFFSQYATGADVSANNIFLLLPTQPLDLTTSRTYETGVKHLFWDSRAEWSFAAYDIQRKNVYAAAGGMALNIAGRQESKGVELAAAVRVTDALRLWGNIAYVDARYADYNFAGGSFSGNTPPNVPRIVANAGAAYRFFTPWPVELGVVGRHVGDRYNTDANTVTMNAYTVADVYAFVDIPKSVFAAVEQTRLTFRVRNLTDKRYAIWGDPFYPDQILLGAPRTYEVSAAFKW from the coding sequence ATGTCTCGTCTTCATGCCGGCCTGCCGCGCAGCCTTCTGCTCGCATCCGGCGTTCTCGCGTCCTTTGCTGCCATCGACATCTCCACCGCCTTTGCGCAACAGGCGGGCCCGCGCGAGCAATTGCCACCCGTCGAGATTGCCCCGCGCCCCGACCAGAAGCGCAAGCAGGCAAGGCCGGCCAACCGCGACGAGCGCGTCGCACGGCGCGCGCCAGCCAATCGTGCCGCATCGCCGGCGACGGCCCCGAAGCCGGGCGACCAGCCCGCGCAGACGCCGCTCAACACGAATGTGGTTGCCGAAAGCGCCTCGCGGCTCGGCCTGACCGTGCACGAAATCCCGGCAACCGTCGAGGTGATCTCGGCCGAGACCATGCGCGAGCAGGGCTATCGAACCACGTCGGAAGTCGCGCAGGGCGCGGTCGGCGTCACCTCCGGCGACAATCCGGCCGAGCCCGCTGCGTTCTCGATGCGCGGCTTTACCAACAGCCAGATCAACACGCTCTACAACGGCATCAAGATCGGCCCGCAGAACATGACGTCGCGCATCATGGACACGGCCAATCTCGAGGCCGTGGAATTCGTGAAGGGCCCGGCCTCGGTCATGTCGGGCGAGGGCGCCAGCGGCGGCGCGGTCAATGTCGTCACCAAGCAGCCGCATACCGGACCGATCCGGAACGAGGCCTTCTTCTCCTATGACTCCCTGAATTCGTTCCGCAGCTACTATGGCTCCGGCGGCAGCACCAACGTTCAGGGGCTCGACTACCGCTTCGACATCAGCCGCTCCTCGCTCAACGGCTTTGCCGATGACACCGGCACCAAGACGCTGGACGTGTCGGGCCAGCTCAATTACCGCATCTCCGACAGCCTCAAGGTCTGGGGTGCGATCGAATATCGCGAAGACCGCTCGAAGGCCTATTGGGGCGCGCCACTGGTGCCGATCGCCTTCAGCGGCTCGCATGCGACGACGGGGATCGTCTCGGGCACCTATGTCGCCTCCAACGGATCGAACCTCGGGCCGATCACCATCGACGATCGCACCTTCAACACCAACTACAACGTGCTCGACAATCGCAATGTGGCGCAAGAGGTGTGGCTGCGCGGCGGCTTCGAGTTGAAACTGGCGCCCGACCTGACGCTGAAGAGCCAAGCCTATGCTTACGGCGCGGAGCGCAGTTGGTTCAACAACGAGGTCGAGGCGTTCAACACGACCACGAACACGGTCGATCGCAGTCGCTTCTACGTGGCGCACAGCCAGCGCCTGGTCGGCAACATCACCGACCTGACCTGGGATGCGAACATCGCGGGCTTCGACAATCGTTTCGTCACGACGCTGTCGTCGAGCTATCTCGACTTCGTCAGGCCGGGTGCCTTCAAACCTCTTGGCGATTCTGTCCCGCTGGTCGATTTCGACCGCGGCTTCTACGGTCCGCTCACGATCCAGCAGCAGACAGCGCGCATTGACAACGAGGCGCTGTCGGTTGAGGACCGGCTGAAGCTGACGCGGACTTTCGCGCTGGTCGGTGGCCTGCGCGTCGAGCATATCGGGCTCGATCGCAATTCGACTGACCCCGCCGGGCTTGTGAAAGCGGGCTTCCCGTTCACGAAGGATTGGGCGCCCGTCACCGGCCGCCTCGGCTACACCTGGGAAGCCGTGCCCGGCCTGACCTTCTTCAGCCAGTACGCCACCGGCGCCGACGTTTCCGCCAACAACATCTTCCTGCTGTTGCCAACCCAGCCGCTGGACCTGACGACGTCGCGCACCTATGAGACCGGCGTCAAGCATCTGTTCTGGGACAGCCGGGCGGAGTGGTCGTTCGCGGCCTACGACATCCAGCGCAAGAACGTCTATGCGGCGGCCGGCGGCATGGCACTCAACATTGCCGGGCGGCAGGAGTCGAAGGGCGTGGAGCTTGCTGCTGCGGTGCGCGTCACCGATGCCCTGCGTCTCTGGGGCAACATCGCCTATGTCGACGCGCGCTATGCCGACTACAATTTTGCCGGCGGCTCGTTCTCCGGCAATACGCCGCCGAACGTGCCGCGCATCGTTGCCAATGCCGGCGCGGCCTACCGGTTCTTCACGCCCTGGCCGGTCGAACTCGGCGTCGTCGGCCGTCACGTCGGCGATCGCTACAACACCGATGCGAACACCGTGACGATGAACGCGTATACCGTCGCTGACGTCTACGCCTTCGTGGACATCCCAAAATCGGTGTTTGCCGCCGTCGAGCAGACGCGGCTGACCTTCCGCGTGCGCAATCTGACCGACAAGCGCTACGCGATTTGGGGCGATCCGTTCTATCCCGACCAGATCTTGCTCGGCGCGCCCCGCACCTATGAGGTGTCGGCCGCGTTCAAATGGTGA
- the cobF gene encoding precorrin-6A synthase (deacetylating), with product MLTLSLIGIGCGDPGQLTLAAIGAINAADLILIPRKGVAKSDLAELRRAICADVLTNAATRIAEFDLPVRDAGDADYRRGVDDWHDAIAATWSREIASHVGGAGRVALLIWGDPSLYDSSLRIARRLDPLPTIEVVPGVTSIQALCAAHALPLNDIGEPFLVTTGRRLREGGWPAGVDTVVVMLDGGTAFQALEPKGLQIWWGAYLGMPDEIMMSGELAEAGPRIVAAREAARERHGWIMDSYILKRRP from the coding sequence ATGTTGACGCTCTCTTTGATAGGCATCGGTTGCGGCGATCCCGGCCAGCTCACGCTGGCCGCGATCGGTGCCATCAACGCCGCCGACCTGATCCTCATTCCGCGCAAGGGAGTGGCAAAGTCCGATCTCGCGGAGTTGCGGCGGGCGATCTGCGCCGACGTGCTGACCAACGCGGCGACGCGGATCGCGGAGTTCGATCTGCCGGTGCGCGATGCCGGCGATGCGGACTATCGCAGGGGCGTCGACGACTGGCACGATGCGATCGCTGCGACCTGGTCGCGGGAGATCGCATCGCATGTTGGTGGGGCAGGGCGCGTCGCACTGCTGATCTGGGGCGATCCGTCGCTCTATGATTCCTCGCTGCGCATCGCGCGCCGGCTCGATCCGCTGCCGACGATCGAGGTCGTCCCCGGCGTCACGTCGATCCAGGCCCTGTGCGCGGCGCATGCGCTGCCGCTCAACGACATTGGCGAGCCGTTTTTGGTTACGACCGGGCGGCGGCTGCGCGAAGGCGGCTGGCCGGCAGGTGTGGACACGGTCGTGGTGATGCTCGATGGCGGCACGGCCTTTCAGGCGCTGGAGCCAAAGGGGCTGCAGATCTGGTGGGGCGCCTATCTCGGCATGCCCGATGAAATCATGATGTCCGGCGAGCTGGCTGAGGCGGGCCCGCGCATCGTAGCGGCCCGCGAGGCCGCACGCGAACGCCATGGCTGGATCATGGACAGCTACATTCTCAAGCGCAGGCCGTGA
- a CDS encoding hybrid sensor histidine kinase/response regulator, which produces MNETNDQGRATPPPSRLFRKYLYSFVALAFAALAINTTLDVWFSYREQKQLLAAIQREQAASAAIQIGQFISQIESQLRWMSRLPPDLSAREDNRLNAIRLLRLSPAIAEIAQLDSRGREQVRVSRRVADRIGSNEDLSASPTFRATRASGVYYGPVYFVGETEPFMTLAIAGSGSEPDVAIAEVNLRFIWDLVARIKVGNTGKAYVVDRKGQLIAHPDLWPALRQTDLSADPDVKSGLAGIAPPASGMVKEDLSHQQVLSTYATVAPLGWLVFVELPLSEAYAPIYASIGRSAFLLVVLLGFAVLAALLLSRRMVVPIRMLTQGAKRIGSGDLEQQLAIKTDDELEALGDQFNRMAAHLRESYATLERKVTERTAELEKARDQALAEHSAAERARRAAVHANETKSRFLAVVSHELRTPLNGVMGVLQLLDDGTLSEAQRRSLATAATSGETLIALVDAILEYARLEASTEALERRDFRLDQLVEAAAELMRPQAQAKGLAFNLSCDAGVDAYVHGDPVRLNRVLLNLIGNAVKFTPKGTIDLTASVAPNDGALLLRFTVADTGIGIAPDMHERIFEDFVQADDSIARRFGGTGLGLAIARRLTRLMGGELTVESAPGSGSTFHLTVPLAPAEHNDAAHVARDPSHSFRVLLVDDDPVNCEVGEAMLQRLGHRPTVARNGSSAVALAASEPFDIILMDLHMPDMDGVAAATEIQKLKLQPAPRIIALTADVSKGARERLAGAGITKILGKPLLLNNLRETIESDHDEASVTARPAAGALIDQTYLRDQTELLGAAQIARLHGLLERTGATLIGEIAKAAEAGDRGRLARSTHQLGSAASALGLVRLSERCSEVELSAAAMSSAECRTAALELAALFEASLHALDRLLQPS; this is translated from the coding sequence GTGAACGAGACGAACGACCAGGGACGTGCTACTCCGCCTCCCAGCCGGCTGTTCCGAAAATATCTCTACTCGTTCGTGGCGCTCGCCTTCGCCGCGCTCGCTATCAACACCACGCTCGACGTCTGGTTCTCGTACCGGGAGCAGAAGCAGCTTCTGGCCGCCATCCAGCGCGAGCAGGCGGCATCCGCCGCCATCCAGATCGGACAGTTCATCAGCCAGATCGAGAGCCAGCTCAGATGGATGTCACGCCTGCCCCCCGACCTGTCGGCGCGTGAAGACAACCGCCTGAACGCGATCCGCCTGTTGCGCCTGTCGCCGGCCATCGCCGAAATCGCCCAGCTCGATTCACGCGGCCGCGAGCAGGTCCGCGTGTCGCGCCGCGTAGCGGACAGGATCGGCAGCAATGAGGATCTCTCGGCCTCGCCGACGTTCCGCGCCACACGGGCGAGCGGCGTCTATTACGGGCCGGTGTATTTCGTCGGCGAGACCGAACCGTTCATGACGCTCGCCATCGCCGGCAGCGGAAGCGAACCCGACGTGGCAATCGCCGAGGTCAATTTGCGCTTCATCTGGGACCTCGTCGCCCGGATCAAGGTCGGCAACACCGGCAAGGCCTATGTGGTCGACCGCAAGGGGCAACTGATCGCGCATCCGGATCTGTGGCCGGCGTTGCGTCAGACCGACCTCTCCGCCGATCCCGACGTCAAGAGCGGGCTTGCCGGCATAGCCCCACCCGCAAGCGGGATGGTAAAGGAAGATCTGTCGCACCAGCAGGTGCTGTCGACCTATGCGACCGTCGCCCCGCTCGGCTGGCTGGTGTTCGTCGAGCTGCCGCTCAGCGAAGCCTACGCGCCGATCTACGCCTCGATCGGACGGTCGGCGTTCCTGCTCGTCGTGCTGCTGGGTTTTGCGGTGCTCGCCGCACTCCTGCTCAGCCGTCGCATGGTGGTTCCGATCCGGATGCTGACGCAAGGGGCGAAACGCATCGGCAGCGGCGATCTCGAGCAGCAGCTCGCGATCAAGACCGATGACGAGCTGGAAGCGCTCGGCGACCAGTTCAACCGGATGGCCGCGCATCTGCGCGAGTCCTACGCGACGCTCGAACGCAAGGTGACTGAGCGGACCGCCGAGCTCGAAAAGGCCCGCGACCAGGCGCTTGCGGAGCACAGCGCGGCCGAGCGCGCACGCCGCGCGGCCGTGCACGCCAACGAAACCAAATCGCGATTTCTGGCCGTGGTCAGCCACGAGCTGCGCACGCCGCTGAACGGCGTGATGGGCGTGCTGCAACTGCTCGACGACGGCACCCTCTCGGAGGCGCAGCGCCGCTCGCTGGCGACCGCGGCGACATCGGGCGAAACGCTGATCGCGCTGGTCGACGCGATCCTTGAATATGCTCGCCTCGAAGCGAGCACCGAGGCGCTGGAGCGGCGCGATTTCCGCCTCGACCAGCTGGTCGAAGCCGCAGCCGAGCTGATGCGCCCGCAGGCGCAGGCCAAGGGGCTCGCGTTCAACCTGTCGTGCGATGCGGGCGTCGATGCCTATGTGCACGGCGATCCAGTGCGGCTCAACCGCGTGCTGCTCAACCTGATCGGCAACGCGGTCAAATTCACTCCGAAGGGCACGATCGACCTGACGGCCTCCGTTGCGCCAAATGACGGCGCGCTCCTGCTCCGCTTCACCGTGGCCGATACCGGGATCGGCATTGCGCCCGACATGCACGAGCGCATTTTCGAGGACTTTGTGCAGGCGGACGACAGCATCGCCCGCCGCTTCGGCGGCACCGGGCTTGGCCTCGCAATCGCGCGCCGCCTCACCCGCCTGATGGGCGGCGAGCTGACGGTGGAGAGCGCACCCGGCTCGGGCAGCACCTTCCACCTCACGGTGCCGCTCGCGCCGGCCGAGCATAATGACGCCGCGCACGTTGCGCGCGATCCGTCCCACTCCTTCCGCGTGCTGCTGGTCGACGACGATCCCGTCAACTGCGAGGTCGGCGAAGCCATGCTGCAACGGCTCGGCCATCGCCCGACGGTTGCGCGCAACGGCTCCTCCGCCGTCGCGCTCGCCGCGAGCGAGCCGTTCGACATCATCCTGATGGATCTGCACATGCCCGACATGGACGGCGTGGCGGCGGCAACCGAGATCCAGAAGCTCAAGCTGCAGCCCGCGCCGCGGATCATCGCGCTGACCGCCGATGTCTCAAAAGGCGCGCGCGAACGGCTCGCGGGCGCCGGCATCACCAAAATCCTTGGCAAGCCCCTGCTGCTCAACAATTTGCGGGAGACGATCGAGAGCGACCACGACGAGGCATCGGTGACGGCGCGACCGGCGGCAGGCGCGCTGATCGACCAGACCTATCTCCGCGACCAGACCGAGCTGCTGGGCGCCGCGCAGATCGCAAGGCTGCACGGCCTGCTGGAGCGCACCGGCGCAACGCTCATCGGCGAGATCGCGAAGGCCGCAGAGGCCGGCGACCGTGGACGGCTCGCCCGATCCACGCATCAGCTCGGCAGCGCCGCCAGCGCGCTCGGTCTGGTGCGTCTGTCCGAGCGCTGCAGTGAAGTTGAACTGTCGGCCGCTGCGATGTCGAGCGCGGAATGCCGGACGGCCGCGCTGGAATTGGCCGCGCTGTTCGAGGCCTCGTTGCACGCGCTGGACCGACTGCTTCAGCCGTCCTAG